ACGATGGTGAAGCCGCCCGTGTCGGCGGTGGGGGTGATCCGCTCGGCGGCGACCGTGGCGACGCGGGCCAGCGGCGGGGCGTCGTCGACGAGACGTCGGCACAGCTCGTCGAGGTCGGCGGGGGCGCCTTCCGCCTCGATCAGGACGCCGAGGCTGTCGTTGGAGACGTACCCGTTGAGGGCCAGGTCGACGGCCGTGCGGTACACGAACGGGCGGAAACCCACCCCTTGCACGGTCCCGATGACGCGGATCCGCCGTCGTTCGCGCAGCACGGGTCGTTAGCAGATCCGCGGCAGCGGATCCCCGACGAGCATGTCGACGATGCGGCTGCCGCCGAAGGACGTCTGCAACAGCACCGCGCCGGCGGGCTCGGCGCGGACCTCACCGATCACCGCGGCGTCCTTGCCGAGCTCGTGGGCTCTGAGGGCGTCGAGCGCAGCGCGAGCCTCGTCGGGGGGGACGATCGCGACCAGCTTGCCTTCGTTGGCCACGTACAGCGGGTCGATCCCCAGGATGTCGCAGGCTCCCAGCACGGTCCGGTCGATGGGGAGCGCATGTTCGGCCAGGACCACCGACAGATCGGTCGCCTTGACCAGCTCGTTCAAGACGGTCCCCACCCCGCCGCGGGTGGGGTCACGCAGCCACCGCGTGTGGGGTGCGGCTTCCAGCAGGGTCTCGGTGACACCGTTCAGCGCTGCGGTGTCCGAGCGGATGTCCGCGTCGAGGTTGAGGTCGCCGCGGCCGAGCATCACCGCCATGCCGTGGTCGCCGATGGTTCCCGTGACGAACACCTTGTCACCCGGTCGGACCAGGTCCGCGGCCAGGCGACGCCCCTTGGGGATGACACCCACGCCGGTGGTGTTCACGTACAGCCCGTCGGCGGCGCCCTTGTTCACGACCTTGGTGTCACCGGTCACGATCGTGACCCCCGCTCGGGCAGCGGCCTCGGCCATGTCCTCGACGATGTCGCGGAGGTCGTCGACCGCCAGGCCCTCCTCCAAGACGAACGCGACCGACATCCACGTCGGTTGCGCGCCCATGCAGGCCAGGTCGTTGACCGTGCCGTGCACCGCCAGGGACCCGATCGTGGCGCCGGGGAACCGCCACGGGTTGACCACGAACGAGTCGGTACTCATCGCGAGTCGATCCCCCGATGGCAGCTCGAGGACGGCGCCGTCCCCGAGCGGCTCCAGCAGCTCGTTGCTGAACGCCTCGACGAAGACCGCGTCGACCAGCGCCGCGGAAGCCTTGCCCCCGGCCCCGTGAGCGAGGTTGACCGCGTCCTCCTTCAGCCGGGGACGCTTGCGGCGGAAGCGCTCGATGCGGGCGAGAACCTCCTCCTCGCGGGGGTCGTACGCCTCGGTGCGGCTCATGGGCCAGTCCTCGTCGCTGGGTGCGTTACCGCCGTTGGTTCACGCCACCGGCAGGCTGGTGACGTCGTCGCTCGTCGCGACCACGTCGTGTAGCCGGCCGAAGTTGTAGTAGGCGGCGCAGGCGCCCTCCGACGACACCATGCACGTCCCGATCGGCGTCTCGGGCGTGCACGACGTCCCGAAGACCTTGCACTCCCACGGCTTGATGACGCCCTTGAGGACCTCCCCGCACTGACAGGACTTGGGGTCGGCCACGCGGACGCCGGGGACCTCGAAGCGCAGCTCGGAGTCCCAGTCGGCGAAGGCGTCGTTGAGCTTCAGCGCGCTCTGGGAGATGAACCCCATGCCGCGCCACTCGAAGTGCGGCCGCAGCTCGAACACCTGCGCCAGGATCTGCAGGGCACGGGGGTTGCCCTCGTCGTGCACCACCCGGGTGTACTGGTTCTCGACCTCGC
The genomic region above belongs to Actinomycetota bacterium and contains:
- the hypE gene encoding hydrogenase expression/formation protein HypE, translated to MSRTEAYDPREEEVLARIERFRRKRPRLKEDAVNLAHGAGGKASAALVDAVFVEAFSNELLEPLGDGAVLELPSGDRLAMSTDSFVVNPWRFPGATIGSLAVHGTVNDLACMGAQPTWMSVAFVLEEGLAVDDLRDIVEDMAEAAARAGVTIVTGDTKVVNKGAADGLYVNTTGVGVIPKGRRLAADLVRPGDKVFVTGTIGDHGMAVMLGRGDLNLDADIRSDTAALNGVTETLLEAAPHTRWLRDPTRGGVGTVLNELVKATDLSVVLAEHALPIDRTVLGACDILGIDPLYVANEGKLVAIVPPDEARAALDALRAHELGKDAAVIGEVRAEPAGAVLLQTSFGGSRIVDMLVGDPLPRIC